TGTTGTTCCTGCAATACGCTAGGCTTGCCTTTGACAAATAGAACAGGTGGCGCACTACTGATTTGCCTTAGTTGGTCTGGGTACGTATCATCAGGAAGCATAAGCAGATGATGACTCTCTTTTTCTGCCCACCTCAAACAGTTTTCAACCGTCACCCCTCCTTTGTCACAGATATACGCGGCTTGGTTTGGCTTAAACCCAATATCTAATAAATTTTTCTGTGAGCAACAAAGTAACTCCTCTGGCGTTATATTCTCTAGGATTTTTTGTGCTTTAACACCACTTAAGCGCGGGATTGTGTGTAAGGTTAACCATGCTATTTTTTGAGCTTCTATCATTTCATAGGCACCGACTAATATTGGTGCTGTTATTTGAAGACCAAAATGACTAAAATTGTCACAATCCGCCGATAAAACTTCGGCACACTTCAATGTATTTGAGAAACTATGTCCATATTACAAGTTTTAACTTTTCCAGATGACCGCCTTCGTACTGTTGCTAAACCAGTGCAAGAGTTCACGCCAGAACTGCAACAACATATCGATGACATGATCGAAACCATGTATGCAGAAGAAGGTATTGGCTTAGCTTCAACTCAGGTAGATGTTCATCAACGCATCGTGGTGATTGATATCTCTGAGACACGCGACCAAGCCATGGTATTGATTAACCCTGAAATCACCGAAAAGCGCGGTGAAGATGGGATTGAAGAAGGTTGCCTGTCTGTTCCCGGAGCACGAGCATTGGTTGCTAGAGCTCATGAGGTCTCAGTAAAAGCATTAGATCGACAAGGCAACGAATTTACTTTCGATGCAGAAGACCTATTGGCTATCTGTGTACAGCACGAGTTAGACCACCTAGAGGGCAAGCTATTTGTAGATTATCTTTCGCCTCTTAAGCGCCGTCGTATCAAGGATAAGCTAGAGAAAATTAAACGCTTCAATGAAAAAGCATAATAATTAAGGAGCTCTACCTTGAGCGAAAAATTGAAAATCATTTTTGCCGGTACTCCTGATTTCGCCGCCGACCATTTGGCGGCGTTGTTATCTTCAGAGCATGAGGTTATTGCTGTTTACTCTCAACCAGATCGTCCTGCTGGTCGAGGTAAGAAACTTACCGCTAGCCCAGTAAAAGCGCTAGCTGTTGAGCACGACATTGCTGTGTATCAGCCAGTGAACTTCAAGACTGACGAAGCAAAACAGGAACTTGCCAAGCTTAATGCTGACATTATGGTCGTTGTTGCTTACGGGCTTTTATTGCCAAAATCGGTTCTAGAGATGCCACGTCTTGGTTGTATCAACGTGCATGGTTCTATCCTACCTCGTTGGCGTGGAGCAGCTCCGATTCAACGCTCTATTTGGGCTGGAGACAAGCAAACGGGTGTGACCATAATGCAGATGGACGAAGGCCTAGATACCGGCGATATGCTACATATAGAGACCCTCGATATCCAAGATACAGACACCAGCGCTGATCTGTACAACAACCTTGCACAGCTTGGCCCTAAAGCCCTAATCAACTGCTTAGAAGATATTGCTAACAATACCGCTAAGGCGACTAAACAAGATGACAGCCAAGCGAACTACGCTAAGAAGCTGAGTAAAGATGAAGCTCGCATTGATTGGAGTAAAGACGCTATTGAGCTTGAACGTGAAATTAGAGCGTTTAACCCGTGGCCTATTAGCTACTTCTCTATCGAAGATAAAAACATTAAGGTTTGGAAGTCTCATGTAGAACCAAACACAACCAGCCTTGAACCTGGCACTATCATTAGTGCTGACAAATCAGGTATCAAGGTTGCTACGGGCAATAACGCTTTAGTTCTTGAGCAGATACAGGTTCCCGGCAAAAAAGCCATGGCTGCATCTGACGTACTTAATTCGCGTGCGGAGTGGTTTATACCCGGCACTCAATTAACAGAAAATCAATAAGCTAACTACACTAAGGCTTGAGTTTCTCAAGCCTTACTCTTTTAGGGAAAAACCTATGAACGTTCGTGCAGCAGCCGCTACCGTACTATTTCAAGTTGTTGATAAAGGGCAGTCACTATCCAGTGCCTTGCCAAAAGCGCAAGCAGATCTAAATCCGAAAGACCACGCCCTGCTTCAAGAAATATGTTATGGCGTTTTACGCTATCTACCTCGTCTAGAGGCTGTAATTAACCAACTAATGGATAAACCCCTAAAAGGGAAGCAGCGTGTCTTCCACCACCTGCTGTTAGTGGGTGTATATCAACTAGGCTTTATGCGCACCGCAGACCATGCTGCGGTAGCTGAGACCGTTGAAGCAACAAAATCACTCAAGGGCCCAAAGCTTAAAGGGTTGATCAATGCTATTTTGCGTAGCTATCAGCGCCAAAAAGAGGACCTAGATAAAAAAGCACTCAGCACCGACGCTGGGAAATATGGACACCCTAGTTGGCTGCTAAAGTTACTCAAAGAGTCATACCCTGACCAGTGGCAGCAAATTATTGAAGCCAATAACACTAAAGCTCCAATGTGGCTGAGGGTAAACAACCAGCACAAAACAACAGCGGAATATTTGACGCTACTTGAAGCTGAAGGCATAGAAGCTACGCTTCACCCACAGGCTCAACATGCCCTAAAGCTAGAGCGCCCATGCGATGTAAATAAACTACCAGGATTCGATCTTGGCTGGGCTTCAGTGCAAGATGCGGCGGCTCAGCTTTCCTTTGAATATTTGCAACCCAAAGACAACGAATTAATACTCGATTGCTGTTGTGCCCCAGGAGGAAAAACAGCGCATATCTTAGAGAACACTCAAGGTGGACATGTCGTTGCTATTGATGCAGACGAGCAACGCCTGCTGCGAGTACATCAGAACCTAGAGCGCCTCAACCTGGATGCAGAGGTTATTCATGGTGATGCTCGCTTCCCTGAGCAATGGTGGCAAGGCGATAAATTCGACCGCATCCTACTCGATGCTCCTTGCTCTGCTACAGGAGTCATTCGTCGTCATCCAGATATCAAATGGTTACGTAGAGCGGATGACCTTACCGCTTTAGCCCAGCTACAAAGCGAAATCTTAGATGCTATGTGGCAACAATTGAAGCCAGGTGGAACCTTAGTTTACGCTACCTGCTCTATCGCACCGATTGAAAACAGAGAGCAAATAAAGGCATTCTTGGCACGTACCGATGATGTAACGCTCATCGATAGTGATCCTGCAAGCCCTGGGCGACAAATTTTACCCGGTGAGCACGATATGGATGGCTTCTTCTATGCGGTTTTAGAAAAGGCTACTAAAGTAAGTTAGGTAGTGTAGTAATAGAGAACTAAGGCATGAAAATCATAATCTTAGGTGCAGGTCAGGTAGGGGGAACTCTAGCTGAAAACCTAGTGGGTGAAAATAATGATATTACGATCGTCGATACCGACAGTCGTCGTTTAAGTGAGCTACAAAACAAATATGACCTACGCGTTGTAAATGGTGAGGCTAGCCACCCTGACACCTTGAAAGAAGCCGGTGCTCAAGACGCGGATATGTTGGTAGCAGTAACCAATGCTGATGAGACTAATATGGTCGCATGTCAGATAGCCTTTACTCTATTCAACACCCCTAACAGGATTGCTCGTATTCGCTCTCGCGAATATTTAGCACAAAAAGAAACCTTGTTTAAATCTGGTGCAATACCAGTAGATCACCTGATCGCACCAGAAGAGTTGGTAACCGGCTACATTGAAAGGCTAATCCAATACCCAGGTGCACTTCAGGTGGTTAGCTTTGCCGATGAAAAAGTCAGTTTGGTTGCAGTTAAAGCCTATTACGGTGGTCCGTTAGTCGGGAATGCCATCTCTGCGCTTAGGGAGCACATGCCACACATCGATACTCGAGTTGCTGCTATCTTTCGACAAGGTAGAGCAATAAGACCACAAGGTACGACCATCATTGAAGCAGATGATGAGGTGTTCTTTGTGGCGGCCAGCAACGACATTCGCTCGGTAATGAGCGAGCTACAACGACTCGAAAAGCCTTATCGCAAACTTATGATTGTTGGCGGTGGTAACATAGGTGCAAGCCTTGCTAAACGCTTAGAGCGCAACTACTCCGTTAAGCTAATTGAAAAAAACCTTGAGCGTGCGACCTTCTTATCAGAAGAGCTCGAAAACACCATGGTTCTATGCGGGGATGCTGCCGACCGTGAACTTCTATACGAAGAAAATATAGAAGAAATGGACGCCTATATCGCCCTGACGAATGAAGATGAAACCAACATTATGTCGGCGATGCTAGCCAAGAGCCTCAACGCTCGAAAGGCTATGGTTCTCATTCAGCGCGGGGCATATGTTGACCTTGTGCAGGGCGGAGATATCGATGTGGCTATCTCACCACAACAAGCTACCATCTCTGAGCTTTTAAC
Above is a genomic segment from Vibrio gallicus containing:
- the fmt gene encoding methionyl-tRNA formyltransferase, coding for MSEKLKIIFAGTPDFAADHLAALLSSEHEVIAVYSQPDRPAGRGKKLTASPVKALAVEHDIAVYQPVNFKTDEAKQELAKLNADIMVVVAYGLLLPKSVLEMPRLGCINVHGSILPRWRGAAPIQRSIWAGDKQTGVTIMQMDEGLDTGDMLHIETLDIQDTDTSADLYNNLAQLGPKALINCLEDIANNTAKATKQDDSQANYAKKLSKDEARIDWSKDAIELEREIRAFNPWPISYFSIEDKNIKVWKSHVEPNTTSLEPGTIISADKSGIKVATGNNALVLEQIQVPGKKAMAASDVLNSRAEWFIPGTQLTENQ
- the trkA gene encoding Trk system potassium transporter TrkA — translated: MKIIILGAGQVGGTLAENLVGENNDITIVDTDSRRLSELQNKYDLRVVNGEASHPDTLKEAGAQDADMLVAVTNADETNMVACQIAFTLFNTPNRIARIRSREYLAQKETLFKSGAIPVDHLIAPEELVTGYIERLIQYPGALQVVSFADEKVSLVAVKAYYGGPLVGNAISALREHMPHIDTRVAAIFRQGRAIRPQGTTIIEADDEVFFVAASNDIRSVMSELQRLEKPYRKLMIVGGGNIGASLAKRLERNYSVKLIEKNLERATFLSEELENTMVLCGDAADRELLYEENIEEMDAYIALTNEDETNIMSAMLAKSLNARKAMVLIQRGAYVDLVQGGDIDVAISPQQATISELLTHVRRGGIVNVSSLRRGAAEAIEVIASGDQNTSKVVGRAIANLKLPPGTTIGAIVRGEEVLIAHDRTVIEQDDHIVMFLVDKKYITNVEALFQPSPFYL
- the rsmB gene encoding 16S rRNA (cytosine(967)-C(5))-methyltransferase RsmB is translated as MNVRAAAATVLFQVVDKGQSLSSALPKAQADLNPKDHALLQEICYGVLRYLPRLEAVINQLMDKPLKGKQRVFHHLLLVGVYQLGFMRTADHAAVAETVEATKSLKGPKLKGLINAILRSYQRQKEDLDKKALSTDAGKYGHPSWLLKLLKESYPDQWQQIIEANNTKAPMWLRVNNQHKTTAEYLTLLEAEGIEATLHPQAQHALKLERPCDVNKLPGFDLGWASVQDAAAQLSFEYLQPKDNELILDCCCAPGGKTAHILENTQGGHVVAIDADEQRLLRVHQNLERLNLDAEVIHGDARFPEQWWQGDKFDRILLDAPCSATGVIRRHPDIKWLRRADDLTALAQLQSEILDAMWQQLKPGGTLVYATCSIAPIENREQIKAFLARTDDVTLIDSDPASPGRQILPGEHDMDGFFYAVLEKATKVS
- the def gene encoding peptide deformylase, which gives rise to MSILQVLTFPDDRLRTVAKPVQEFTPELQQHIDDMIETMYAEEGIGLASTQVDVHQRIVVIDISETRDQAMVLINPEITEKRGEDGIEEGCLSVPGARALVARAHEVSVKALDRQGNEFTFDAEDLLAICVQHELDHLEGKLFVDYLSPLKRRRIKDKLEKIKRFNEKA